One genomic window of Arvicola amphibius chromosome 4, mArvAmp1.2, whole genome shotgun sequence includes the following:
- the Sat2 gene encoding thialysine N-epsilon-acetyltransferase, producing MASARIREARETDCGDILRMIRELAEYEKLSHQVKITEEALRADGFGENPFFHCLVAEIVSTPGELQGPSVVGFGLYYFIYSTWTGRNVYLEDIYVMPQYRGQGIGTKIIKKVAEDALHKGCSQFRLAVLDWNKKAVDLYKSLGAQDLTEAEGWRFFRFEQEAMKVLAG from the exons ATGGCTTCCGCGCGGATCCGAGAGGCCAGGGAGACAGATTGTGGAGACATTCTGAGGATGATACGG GAACTGGCCGAGTATGAGAAACTTTCCCATCAGGTGAAGATCACTGAAGAAG CTCTGAGAGCAGATGGCTTTGGAGAGAACCCTTTCTTTCACTGTTTGGTGGCAGAGATTGTTTCAACACCTGGGGAGCTCCAAG gGCCCAGTGTGGTGGGCTTCGGGCTATACTACTTCATCTACAGCACATGGACTGGAAGAAACGTTTATCTGGAAGACATCTATGTGATGCCACAATATCGAG GTCAAGGGATTGGtaccaaaataatcaaaaaggTGGCTGAG GATGCCCTACACAAGGGGTGCTCCCAGTTCCGCCTGGCAGTTCTGGACTGGAACAAGAAGGCCGTTGACTTGTACAAGTCTCTGGGTGCTCAAGATCTGACTGAAGCAGAAGGCTGGCGTTTCTTCCGATTTGAACAAGAGGCAATGAAGGTGTTGGCAGGATGA